Proteins encoded by one window of Blautia luti:
- the moaA gene encoding GTP 3',8-cyclase MoaA, with translation MRDKYGREIDYLRISLTDRCNLRCIYCMPEEGVKSLSHGDILTYDEILRICRCTADLGIRKIKLTGGEPLVRKGCASLAKQIRAIPGIEEITLTTNGILLADQLDALLDAGIDAINISLDTLDPELFKKVTRRDELEKVFRGIEAALAHPGLSLKINSVPVIKEKDNFVAIAGLAQKYPIHVRFIEMMPIGFGKQFPFQDEESIKAVLEEAYGSMSPVTERLGNGPCHYYEVPGFKGKIGFISAMTHKFCSQCNRVRLTSEGFMKGCLQYQEGTDLRALMRGGCADEQLKDAIYQVIWNKPASHNFYESKTEQDEIRGMSQIGG, from the coding sequence ATGAGAGATAAATATGGAAGAGAAATAGATTATTTAAGGATTTCCCTGACAGACAGATGTAATCTGAGATGCATTTACTGTATGCCGGAGGAAGGGGTGAAATCACTTTCCCATGGGGACATCCTCACATATGACGAGATCCTCCGTATCTGCAGGTGCACAGCAGATCTGGGAATCCGTAAAATAAAACTGACAGGCGGGGAGCCTCTTGTGCGTAAAGGCTGCGCAAGTCTGGCAAAGCAGATCAGGGCAATCCCAGGGATAGAGGAGATAACCCTGACGACAAATGGAATTCTGCTTGCAGACCAATTGGATGCATTGCTGGATGCAGGAATCGATGCCATTAATATCAGTCTGGATACTCTGGACCCGGAACTTTTTAAGAAAGTTACGAGACGTGATGAACTGGAAAAAGTATTCAGGGGAATTGAGGCAGCACTTGCACATCCGGGACTTTCCCTGAAGATCAACAGCGTTCCTGTTATCAAAGAGAAAGATAATTTCGTGGCCATCGCAGGGCTGGCACAGAAATATCCCATTCATGTGCGTTTTATCGAAATGATGCCGATCGGATTCGGGAAACAGTTCCCGTTTCAGGATGAGGAATCTATCAAAGCAGTTCTGGAAGAAGCGTACGGCTCCATGAGCCCGGTGACAGAAAGACTTGGAAATGGCCCCTGCCATTACTATGAGGTGCCGGGGTTCAAGGGAAAGATTGGCTTTATCAGTGCCATGACCCACAAATTCTGCAGCCAGTGCAACCGTGTCCGTCTCACGTCAGAAGGCTTCATGAAAGGATGCCTCCAGTATCAGGAAGGCACAGATCTCCGAGCCCTGATGCGAGGCGGCTGTGCAGATGAACAGCTTAAAGATGCAATTTACCAGGTTATCTGGAATAAACCGGCCAGCCATAATTTCTATGAATCGAAAACGGAACAGGATGAAATACGTGGAATGTCACAGATTGGTGGATGA
- a CDS encoding ComEC/Rec2 family competence protein, with the protein MRRRPVCVLCLLLAAFLCVTDWLGFSMIRGNPLPESVQTWISKHPESTICGEVVRCQEKEETQSVYLKNTYLIYNSEKDSEEISTEISSNKKVLIDEVKVNLNKKEKLPAGSLVFVSGKLTEVEGLRNPGEFDSRQYYRCRHIYYMMNKGIIRRRSSFHSGYGQFLIDARERLEGILDQICGQEAGIFQAMVLGEKSNLDQEVKLRYQMAGIIHILAISGLHISLLGVGLYNLLKRAGLGIWPAGLVSLVVMLQYGLMTGGSVSTMRAVCMFLLSAGAKIAGRIYDLPTALAASAILILVESPGYLLDGGFLMSFGAVLGIGVVFPAVLEIWNVEGKILRALFGSVVVQLTTLPIVLWFYGEVSVVGIFLNLLVLPSAGIVLGSGVAGALTGLVFLKGAAVLVIPGRAVLKIYELLGTLAGRIPFGTWILGRPRSWQIVGYYVVCGGILWTGRKYREHYVDKPVGDRGKEGIRGSSGRKKHPGAGVIFHAAGMAAVCLAVLFLSYRQKEALRITFLDVGQGDGIVVEAEGKWNLLIDGGSTNKSAVGQYQILPYLKCRGISRLDGIYISHTDEDHISGVRQILEYVGKGLTAVKVDYLILPDWGDQRENKNYTELTELAQNAGISVLYVKRGDRIQYGQMQLDVLWPPENVSEEEVKKDINEEAMVLELKYGELKGLFTGDIGQETEAQLKAAGVLEDVDFIKVAHHGSRYSTGMEFLETVIPEVAVISCSATNTYGHPSPETLERLKDAGVQVLITKDTGAAAIWKSTMSTTQKNLSEKKFSVGIFGVSKNGGR; encoded by the coding sequence ATGAGAAGACGCCCGGTGTGCGTCCTGTGCCTGCTTCTGGCTGCATTTCTGTGTGTGACAGACTGGCTGGGTTTTTCCATGATCCGTGGAAATCCCCTGCCGGAATCTGTACAGACATGGATCAGTAAGCACCCGGAATCCACCATCTGCGGGGAGGTGGTCAGGTGCCAGGAAAAGGAAGAAACCCAATCTGTATATCTGAAAAATACCTATCTTATTTACAATTCTGAAAAAGATTCTGAAGAAATCTCTACAGAAATTTCCTCAAATAAAAAAGTACTCATTGATGAAGTAAAAGTGAATTTAAATAAAAAAGAGAAACTTCCTGCCGGAAGTCTGGTTTTCGTGTCCGGAAAGCTGACGGAGGTGGAAGGACTACGCAATCCAGGAGAATTTGACAGCAGACAGTATTACAGATGTCGTCATATTTACTATATGATGAATAAAGGGATTATCAGGAGAAGATCATCGTTTCATTCCGGATATGGACAGTTTCTGATCGATGCCAGGGAGCGCCTCGAAGGGATCCTGGATCAGATCTGTGGACAGGAAGCGGGAATCTTTCAGGCTATGGTGCTGGGAGAGAAGAGCAATCTGGATCAGGAGGTGAAACTGCGGTACCAGATGGCGGGGATCATCCATATCCTGGCTATTTCGGGGTTACATATCAGTCTTCTGGGGGTGGGACTTTATAATCTTCTGAAGCGGGCAGGGCTAGGGATCTGGCCTGCGGGACTTGTGTCCCTGGTAGTCATGTTGCAGTACGGACTGATGACGGGCGGCAGTGTTTCCACCATGCGTGCAGTCTGCATGTTTCTGCTTTCCGCAGGAGCGAAGATCGCAGGACGGATCTATGACCTGCCCACTGCCCTGGCTGCGTCTGCCATTCTGATCCTGGTGGAGAGTCCGGGATATCTTCTGGATGGAGGGTTTCTTATGTCCTTCGGGGCAGTATTGGGAATCGGCGTGGTGTTTCCGGCAGTTCTGGAAATCTGGAATGTAGAGGGCAAAATCCTTCGTGCCCTGTTTGGGTCGGTGGTGGTGCAGCTTACCACCCTTCCGATTGTTCTCTGGTTCTACGGGGAAGTGTCGGTTGTGGGGATATTTCTGAATCTGCTGGTGCTGCCCTCTGCAGGCATTGTGCTGGGAAGCGGTGTGGCAGGGGCACTGACTGGACTGGTTTTTCTGAAGGGTGCCGCGGTACTGGTGATCCCGGGGAGGGCAGTATTAAAGATTTACGAGCTGCTGGGTACTCTGGCAGGACGGATTCCTTTTGGTACCTGGATACTGGGGCGGCCCCGGTCCTGGCAGATCGTGGGCTATTATGTGGTTTGTGGGGGAATCTTGTGGACAGGCAGGAAATACAGGGAACATTATGTGGATAAACCGGTGGGAGACAGGGGAAAAGAAGGGATACGCGGGTCATCGGGAAGGAAGAAACATCCGGGAGCTGGTGTGATCTTTCATGCAGCAGGGATGGCTGCAGTCTGTCTGGCAGTGCTTTTTCTGAGTTACCGGCAGAAAGAGGCACTTCGCATTACTTTTCTGGATGTGGGACAGGGAGACGGGATCGTGGTGGAAGCAGAGGGGAAATGGAACCTGCTTATTGACGGAGGCAGTACGAACAAGAGCGCAGTGGGGCAGTATCAGATCCTTCCGTATCTGAAGTGCAGAGGAATTTCCAGGCTGGATGGAATCTATATTTCCCACACAGATGAGGATCATATCAGCGGTGTGAGACAGATCCTGGAATATGTGGGAAAAGGCCTGACTGCGGTGAAAGTGGACTATCTGATCCTGCCTGACTGGGGAGATCAGAGGGAAAATAAGAATTATACAGAGCTGACAGAACTTGCGCAAAATGCAGGAATTTCTGTCCTTTATGTGAAAAGGGGCGACAGGATACAGTATGGGCAGATGCAGCTGGATGTTTTGTGGCCTCCTGAGAACGTGTCAGAAGAGGAAGTGAAGAAAGATATAAATGAAGAGGCCATGGTCCTGGAACTAAAATACGGGGAGTTGAAAGGCCTGTTTACAGGAGATATCGGGCAGGAAACAGAAGCGCAGCTGAAGGCGGCGGGAGTTCTGGAGGATGTGGATTTCATCAAAGTGGCCCATCATGGTTCTCGGTATTCCACTGGAATGGAGTTTTTGGAAACAGTCATACCGGAAGTGGCTGTGATCTCCTGTTCGGCTACGAATACCTACGGACATCCTTCACCGGAGACACTGGAACGTCTGAAGGATGCAGGGGTTCAGGTTCTGATCACGAAGGATACAGGTGCAGCTGCCATATGGAAGAGTACGATGAGTACAACGCAAAAGAATTTATCAGAAAAGAAATTCTCTGTGGGAATCTTTGGGGTTTCCAAGAACGGTGGCAGATGA
- the rpsT gene encoding 30S ribosomal protein S20 — MEVYELANIKSAKKRILVNRTKAARNKSIKSAVKTSIKKVEAAVASKDKAAAEVALKDAVSTISKATSKGVYHKNNCARKVARLAKAVNSID; from the coding sequence TTGGAGGTGTACGAATTGGCTAACATTAAATCTGCTAAGAAAAGAATTTTAGTAAACAGAACAAAAGCAGCTAGAAACAAATCTATTAAATCTGCAGTAAAGACTTCCATCAAGAAAGTTGAAGCAGCAGTAGCAAGCAAAGATAAGGCAGCTGCAGAAGTAGCATTAAAAGATGCTGTTTCCACAATCAGCAAAGCTACATCTAAAGGTGTTTATCATAAAAACAACTGTGCAAGAAAAGTTGCTCGTTTAGCTAAAGCTGTTAACAGCATTGACTAA
- a CDS encoding GHKL domain-containing protein: protein MINILRPVLELTVVIPGLLLAYLPLNSSLRYSVRKLFGWLLLPSLGLCIAGGFFCYHVRISSAPFLLILTTGAIAIYMISLPVSIWKSGSIALAVCAVFACLNSISRAINAVMISESNLYGHELWFQIPAGLLYNGFCWLFVLLAWYPATHSVRDMAEDENLAQTWYVFWILPLVFIGLNLFMVPRYKGTLYSGRILKGYIIISLTLLLILCLFYTMFLLIADSLNKNAKLQQENHLLNMQQTRYDNLCTAIEETRHARHDMRHHFHQLSAMAENGDLEGIREYLSLTGSRIPSLDMHFCKNRAADSVAGYYCELAHRSGIPFQAQMDLPAKVPVDEIDMCLVLSNLLENALEASQKTSPSRRHIKITAYLHAEHLILIQVSNPYDGEIREKNGIFQSSKRTGNGIGLQSVRRICEKNGGADSFTYKDGIFTAKVMLHD, encoded by the coding sequence ATGATTAATATTCTACGTCCTGTTCTGGAACTTACTGTAGTGATTCCAGGACTTCTTCTGGCATACCTGCCGCTGAACTCCAGTCTCAGATATTCTGTACGGAAACTCTTTGGCTGGCTTCTTTTACCCTCTCTGGGGCTGTGTATTGCAGGAGGATTTTTCTGTTATCATGTAAGGATTTCTTCCGCACCTTTCCTGCTGATCCTGACAACAGGTGCAATAGCCATCTATATGATATCTCTTCCGGTTTCCATCTGGAAATCCGGCAGTATTGCTCTGGCGGTGTGTGCGGTCTTCGCCTGCCTTAACAGCATTTCCAGAGCCATTAATGCTGTTATGATCTCCGAGAGCAATCTGTACGGACATGAATTATGGTTCCAGATCCCTGCCGGGCTTCTTTATAATGGTTTCTGCTGGCTGTTCGTACTTCTTGCATGGTATCCGGCCACTCATTCAGTCCGTGATATGGCAGAAGACGAGAATCTGGCACAGACATGGTATGTGTTCTGGATCCTGCCCCTTGTTTTTATCGGTTTAAATCTGTTCATGGTTCCCAGATATAAAGGAACTCTGTATTCCGGACGTATCCTGAAGGGCTACATTATCATCAGCCTGACATTGCTGCTGATCCTCTGTCTGTTTTACACCATGTTCCTGCTGATAGCAGACAGCCTGAACAAAAATGCGAAATTACAGCAGGAGAATCATTTGCTGAACATGCAGCAGACACGCTACGATAATCTCTGTACTGCCATCGAAGAGACCCGTCATGCAAGACACGATATGCGTCACCATTTCCACCAACTCTCTGCAATGGCAGAAAACGGCGATCTGGAAGGCATCAGAGAGTACCTTTCCCTGACAGGCAGCAGGATTCCCAGCCTTGACATGCATTTCTGTAAAAACCGCGCAGCTGACAGTGTAGCAGGTTATTACTGCGAGCTGGCCCACAGGTCCGGCATTCCTTTCCAGGCACAGATGGATCTGCCTGCCAAAGTACCGGTAGACGAGATTGACATGTGTCTGGTACTTTCCAACCTTCTGGAAAATGCCCTGGAAGCCAGCCAGAAAACATCCCCTTCCCGCCGCCATATCAAAATAACCGCCTATCTTCATGCCGAACATCTGATCCTGATCCAGGTATCCAACCCCTACGACGGAGAGATCCGGGAGAAAAACGGTATTTTCCAGTCATCCAAGAGAACGGGAAACGGTATCGGCCTCCAGTCGGTACGGCGTATCTGTGAGAAAAACGGAGGGGCAGATTCCTTCACCTACAAAGATGGCATCTTCACTGCCAAAGTCATGCTGCATGATTGA
- the holA gene encoding DNA polymerase III subunit delta, producing the protein MKSIQEDIKTGNFKQAYLLYGEEAYLKQQYKHNLEKALNPDGDTMNFNHYEGKGIDIRQLIDLCETLPFFADRRVILLEDTGFFKNKCEELADYMKELPGYLCMIFVESEVDKRSRMYKEVKACGRITEFKGQDEKTLMRWAAGLLGKAGKKITQRDMELLLTKTGTDMGNLRMELEKLICYTEGRDVVTGQDIEEICTTQTTNRIFDMVRAVTEKNQERALELYYDLLTLKEPPMRILFLLAKQYRQLLQVKQFGAAGLAQTEMASKLGVPTFAVRNIVSCARAYSISELEQAVRDFVDAEESVKTGRLEDKLSVELLIIKYSSKKAAG; encoded by the coding sequence TTGAAAAGTATACAGGAAGACATTAAGACAGGAAATTTCAAACAGGCATATCTTCTGTACGGAGAAGAAGCTTATCTGAAGCAGCAGTATAAACACAATCTGGAGAAAGCGCTGAATCCGGACGGAGATACCATGAACTTCAATCATTATGAGGGGAAAGGCATTGATATCCGACAGCTGATCGATCTCTGTGAAACCTTGCCTTTTTTCGCAGACAGAAGAGTGATCCTGCTGGAGGATACGGGGTTTTTTAAGAATAAATGTGAAGAACTGGCTGACTATATGAAAGAGCTGCCGGGGTACCTCTGTATGATCTTCGTGGAATCAGAGGTGGACAAAAGGAGCCGGATGTATAAGGAGGTGAAAGCGTGCGGCCGCATTACAGAATTCAAAGGACAGGATGAGAAAACCCTGATGCGGTGGGCTGCCGGGCTTCTGGGAAAAGCAGGGAAGAAGATCACTCAGAGGGATATGGAGTTGCTTTTGACGAAAACAGGTACAGATATGGGCAATCTGAGAATGGAGCTGGAGAAGCTGATCTGCTATACAGAGGGCAGGGATGTGGTAACCGGGCAGGATATTGAAGAAATCTGTACTACCCAGACTACAAACAGGATCTTTGACATGGTCCGTGCAGTAACAGAGAAAAATCAGGAACGAGCCCTGGAACTCTACTATGATCTGCTTACCTTAAAAGAGCCGCCTATGCGCATTCTGTTTCTGCTTGCCAAGCAGTACCGTCAACTTCTGCAGGTGAAACAGTTTGGGGCAGCAGGACTTGCCCAGACAGAAATGGCGTCGAAACTGGGAGTTCCCACATTTGCAGTGAGAAATATTGTATCCTGTGCCAGGGCATACAGTATCTCAGAGCTGGAACAGGCAGTCAGGGATTTCGTGGATGCAGAAGAATCGGTAAAGACCGGGCGTCTGGAAGATAAGCTCAGTGTGGAGCTTCTGATCATTAAATACAGCAGCAAGAAGGCGGCGGGATAA
- a CDS encoding GerMN domain-containing protein: MRKRIYRILPVLIGSIFLGGCSVEVQDNGNPSSGYYIYEISQDETQLVREAYSPEETTVEYMLKDMMQRLNNREADKEDIGLLPDEVQMNYSIEDNVLVVNFNSKYQEMSGARELMVRAGVVRTFLQVPGITAVRFTVENEDLLDSRGEPVGEMTEDTFAEFSGSEPDAYCSNTFTLYFTDKEGQHLVKEQRTVRYKRSIPKEWIILQQLMKGPLEKGHYPTIPENTEILNVTLADNICYVAFDRVFSSYALDVSENIPIYSVVNSLLDALDADKVQITVGTKDKLDTFGEKMELYCFYEKNDKLVTAETDDQKKK; the protein is encoded by the coding sequence ATGAGAAAAAGAATATATAGGATCCTGCCTGTACTGATCGGAAGCATTTTCCTGGGAGGATGCTCTGTAGAAGTTCAGGATAATGGAAATCCGTCGTCAGGTTATTATATCTATGAGATCAGCCAGGATGAAACACAGCTGGTCAGAGAGGCTTATTCTCCGGAAGAGACTACTGTGGAATATATGCTGAAGGATATGATGCAGCGGCTCAATAACCGTGAGGCAGACAAAGAAGATATAGGGCTTCTGCCTGATGAAGTGCAGATGAATTACAGCATAGAAGACAATGTGCTGGTTGTGAATTTCAACAGTAAATATCAGGAGATGAGCGGTGCAAGGGAACTTATGGTCCGTGCAGGCGTGGTAAGGACATTTTTACAGGTTCCGGGGATCACAGCAGTAAGATTTACGGTAGAGAACGAAGATCTTCTGGATTCCAGGGGAGAACCTGTGGGAGAGATGACAGAAGATACTTTCGCGGAATTCAGCGGAAGCGAACCGGATGCATACTGTAGCAATACATTTACCCTCTATTTCACAGATAAAGAGGGACAGCATCTGGTAAAGGAACAGCGCACGGTCCGGTATAAGAGAAGCATTCCGAAAGAGTGGATTATCCTGCAGCAGCTGATGAAAGGACCTCTGGAGAAAGGACATTATCCTACGATCCCGGAGAACACAGAGATTCTGAATGTAACACTTGCAGATAATATCTGTTATGTGGCTTTTGACCGTGTATTTTCTTCTTATGCACTGGATGTTTCCGAGAATATCCCCATCTATTCGGTGGTGAATTCCCTTCTGGATGCCCTGGATGCAGATAAGGTCCAGATCACAGTGGGAACTAAGGATAAACTGGATACATTTGGAGAGAAGATGGAGCTGTATTGCTTCTACGAAAAAAATGACAAGCTGGTAACAGCGGAAACAGATGACCAGAAGAAAAAGTAA
- the gpr gene encoding GPR endopeptidase: MLGSYGIRTDLALEATERFTEENVEIRGVEISEDYDEEKDVRTTVVKITTENGARTMGRPQGNYITIEAPGLSMSDEDYHREISEKLALHLKKLIHLEREQSILVVGLGNSAITADSLGPHVVDNLYITRHMIREYGLKSMGKERMHRVSGIIPGVMAQTGMETSEIVQGIVAETKPDVVIAIDALAARSTRRLNRTIQITDTGINPGSGVGNHRVGLTEENLQVKVIGIGVPTVVDAATIVRDSMAHLLDALEETEQKEFLEEMISPHLHTMFVTPRDVDETVKYLSYTISEGLNIAFSQQPESPRESEQRR; the protein is encoded by the coding sequence ATGTTGGGAAGCTATGGGATCAGGACAGACCTGGCATTGGAAGCGACGGAACGTTTTACAGAGGAAAATGTAGAAATACGCGGGGTGGAGATCAGTGAGGACTATGATGAGGAGAAAGATGTACGGACAACAGTAGTGAAGATCACTACAGAAAACGGAGCCAGGACTATGGGAAGGCCGCAGGGAAATTATATTACCATAGAAGCTCCGGGACTTTCCATGTCAGATGAGGATTACCACCGGGAAATTTCAGAGAAACTGGCATTACATCTGAAAAAACTGATCCATCTGGAGCGGGAACAGTCCATTCTGGTGGTGGGGTTGGGCAATTCCGCGATCACAGCGGACTCTCTGGGACCCCATGTAGTGGATAATCTTTATATTACCAGGCACATGATCCGGGAATACGGTCTGAAAAGCATGGGGAAAGAAAGGATGCATCGTGTCAGCGGGATCATACCAGGGGTAATGGCACAGACCGGAATGGAGACATCGGAAATCGTGCAGGGAATCGTGGCAGAGACGAAACCGGATGTGGTGATAGCCATCGATGCGCTGGCAGCCAGAAGCACCCGCAGGCTGAACCGTACCATTCAGATCACAGACACAGGGATTAACCCGGGGTCTGGTGTAGGCAATCACAGGGTCGGACTTACAGAGGAAAACCTGCAGGTGAAGGTGATTGGCATCGGCGTTCCTACTGTGGTGGATGCAGCTACCATTGTCCGTGATTCCATGGCTCATCTGCTGGATGCACTGGAAGAAACAGAGCAGAAAGAATTTCTGGAAGAAATGATCTCTCCTCATCTGCATACCATGTTTGTGACTCCCAGGGATGTGGATGAAACAGTGAAATATTTAAGCTACACGATTTCCGAAGGACTGAATATTGCTTTTTCACAGCAGCCGGAGAGTCCCCGCGAATCGGAGCAGAGAAGATAA
- a CDS encoding sensor histidine kinase, which produces MLKENGVEKVKKRNNFFRSLRFRILIILIILGIVPGVVVTCTMLHNYEDRAVSMLTETIQDQCGILSNLIIKENYLNDTSSQTVNSKLELFTNIYDGRVLLADRDFKIVGDTFHTEEGKTLLSSLAVQCFKGEEAVNYDKNNQVLELAVPVQSPDVRQIQGVMLVTVSAAEIADTLAELEQKGVMLIGIIVVLAIFLSWLLSTILVKPLARVTKSIEDLTDGVLDGEISVPDYTETELITDAFNKMVNRMKILDESRQEFVSNVSHELKTPLTSMKVLADSLVGQQGVPEELYQEFMGDITAEIDRESKIITDLLSLVKMDKKAADVNITHMDINQLLEDILKRLRPIADKRNIDLILDCFRPVEADVDEVKFTLAISNLVENGIKYNVDDGWVRVSLDADHKYFYVTVADSGMGIPEDSIERIFERFYRVDKSHSKEIGGTGLGLAITKSSIAMHHGVIKVFSREGEGTTFSVRIPLSYIPS; this is translated from the coding sequence ATGTTGAAAGAGAACGGAGTTGAAAAGGTGAAAAAAAGAAACAACTTTTTCAGAAGTCTGCGTTTTCGTATTCTGATTATCTTAATCATTCTGGGAATCGTGCCGGGTGTGGTGGTGACCTGTACCATGCTGCATAATTATGAAGATCGTGCTGTTTCCATGCTTACAGAAACCATACAGGATCAGTGTGGCATTCTCAGTAACCTGATCATCAAGGAGAATTATCTGAATGATACCAGTTCGCAGACGGTGAACAGCAAGCTGGAGCTGTTTACGAACATCTATGATGGCAGGGTTCTTCTGGCAGACAGAGATTTTAAGATAGTAGGAGATACGTTTCACACAGAAGAAGGAAAGACATTACTGAGCTCCCTGGCAGTACAGTGTTTCAAGGGAGAAGAAGCAGTTAATTACGACAAAAATAACCAGGTGCTGGAGCTGGCTGTACCTGTGCAGAGTCCGGATGTAAGACAGATCCAGGGCGTGATGCTGGTGACTGTTTCGGCAGCAGAGATCGCAGATACCCTGGCAGAGCTTGAACAGAAAGGCGTCATGCTGATCGGAATTATTGTGGTTCTCGCAATATTCCTGTCATGGCTGCTGTCAACGATCCTGGTAAAACCTCTTGCAAGAGTAACGAAATCCATCGAGGATCTGACAGATGGTGTTCTGGATGGAGAGATCAGTGTGCCTGACTATACAGAGACAGAGCTGATCACAGACGCATTCAATAAGATGGTCAATCGTATGAAAATTCTGGATGAGTCCAGACAGGAATTTGTATCCAATGTGTCTCATGAGCTGAAAACACCTCTTACTTCCATGAAGGTGCTGGCAGATTCCCTGGTAGGCCAGCAGGGAGTTCCGGAAGAACTTTATCAGGAATTCATGGGAGATATCACGGCAGAGATCGACAGGGAAAGCAAGATTATCACAGACCTGCTCTCGCTTGTCAAGATGGACAAGAAGGCTGCTGACGTGAACATTACTCATATGGATATCAACCAGCTTCTGGAGGACATCCTGAAAAGACTGCGTCCTATTGCAGACAAGCGCAATATCGACCTGATCCTGGACTGTTTCCGCCCTGTAGAGGCAGATGTGGATGAGGTGAAATTCACCCTTGCCATCAGCAATCTGGTAGAAAACGGGATCAAATATAACGTAGATGATGGATGGGTCCGTGTATCCCTGGATGCAGACCATAAATATTTTTATGTCACGGTAGCGGATTCCGGAATGGGAATCCCGGAAGACAGCATTGAACGTATTTTTGAGCGTTTTTACAGAGTGGATAAGTCCCATTCCAAAGAGATCGGCGGAACCGGACTTGGACTGGCGATCACGAAGAGTTCTATTGCTATGCATCACGGTGTGATCAAAGTGTTCAGCAGGGAAGGGGAAGGAACTACATTTTCCGTCCGCATTCCTCTGTCATATATTCCGTCTTAG
- a CDS encoding LytTR family transcriptional regulator DNA-binding domain-containing protein → MRITVVDDIAKERPLLVKRLKEDSRFFPCSRGAVVNLEHVADLADASFVMDEGSTVLISRKLVKNARQVFMDFLFQGGH, encoded by the coding sequence ATGAGAATTACTGTTGTTGATGATATTGCGAAAGAGCGGCCACTTCTGGTGAAACGGCTGAAAGAAGATTCCAGATTCTTTCCGTGCAGCCGGGGTGCTGTAGTAAATCTGGAACATGTGGCTGATCTTGCTGACGCTTCTTTTGTTATGGATGAGGGAAGTACTGTGCTGATCAGCCGGAAACTTGTAAAAAATGCACGACAGGTTTTCATGGATTTTCTTTTTCAGGGAGGGCATTGA
- a CDS encoding transcription repressor NadR, which translates to MNTSQRRIEILKILRETQVPVAARTLAAQFGVSRQVIVQDMAVIRASTPGILSTTRGYVLQQDEDVACTREFKVRHGQEQAAQELNLIVDCGGRVKNISISHRVYGRVSAEMDIRSRQDVNEFVQAISSSRSTVLSSATSGYHYHLVEASSEERLDLIGEQLERAGFLAPLQPWEKEHQKEVRN; encoded by the coding sequence ATGAACACTTCACAGAGAAGAATCGAAATATTAAAGATCCTCCGGGAGACACAGGTGCCTGTGGCGGCCAGGACGCTGGCAGCGCAGTTCGGAGTCAGCCGACAGGTGATCGTGCAGGATATGGCTGTGATCCGTGCTTCCACGCCGGGGATCCTTTCTACAACCAGGGGATATGTATTGCAGCAGGATGAGGATGTGGCGTGTACCAGAGAGTTTAAGGTCCGTCATGGACAGGAACAGGCTGCCCAGGAACTGAATCTGATCGTAGACTGCGGAGGCAGGGTAAAAAATATCAGCATCAGTCACAGGGTATACGGCCGTGTCAGTGCAGAAATGGATATCCGCTCCAGACAGGATGTAAATGAATTTGTCCAGGCCATCAGCAGTAGCCGGTCTACAGTACTGAGCAGTGCGACTTCCGGTTATCATTATCATCTGGTGGAGGCGTCCAGTGAAGAGAGACTGGACCTCATCGGAGAACAGCTGGAAAGGGCGGGATTTCTGGCACCGCTGCAGCCCTGGGAGAAAGAACACCAAAAGGAAGTGCGAAATTGA